The following proteins come from a genomic window of Syntrophorhabdaceae bacterium:
- a CDS encoding transcriptional regulator, which translates to MSYKFDSLTIILNKIDSGEKVTVQSLMEALEVTERTIHRYMSTLLVAGFPVEYDRKIGSYVFSEGYALKKPALSIEETLAFALAKKLFVGFGPGMEKNLADIEDKLSIKKANALKHIVLTAEPLPAGLEQHLTAIHQAIINYQRVILVYKAVYADQPTESKVDPYYLFFRDGFWYLRGFYQLEEGMRTFALDRIASLSLLDEHFVPESISPEDELAGAFGAFVDGEPVEVVLKFDEDARPFIRRKKWHKSQKEKELADGRLEVRFMVNGIAGIRPWIYRWLPYVEIVAPRELRTALKADLIEAMKKHGIKGR; encoded by the coding sequence ATGTCCTACAAGTTTGATTCTTTGACCATCATTCTCAATAAGATCGACAGCGGGGAAAAGGTGACCGTCCAGTCCCTCATGGAGGCCCTTGAGGTGACCGAAAGGACCATACACCGCTATATGAGCACATTGCTCGTGGCGGGGTTCCCGGTCGAGTACGACAGGAAGATCGGAAGCTACGTCTTTAGCGAAGGGTATGCACTCAAAAAGCCCGCCCTTTCCATCGAAGAGACCCTTGCCTTTGCCCTCGCAAAGAAGCTGTTTGTCGGGTTTGGTCCCGGTATGGAGAAAAACCTTGCTGACATCGAGGACAAGCTCTCGATCAAAAAGGCGAATGCCCTGAAGCATATTGTCCTCACAGCAGAACCCCTGCCTGCCGGGTTAGAACAACATCTTACCGCAATACATCAGGCAATTATCAATTACCAGAGAGTGATACTCGTCTATAAGGCGGTGTATGCCGATCAACCGACAGAGAGCAAGGTAGACCCTTATTACCTCTTTTTCCGTGACGGCTTCTGGTATCTCAGGGGATTTTACCAACTGGAAGAGGGCATGAGAACCTTTGCCCTCGACAGAATCGCTTCCCTGAGTCTCCTCGATGAACATTTTGTGCCCGAATCGATCTCGCCCGAGGATGAGCTGGCAGGGGCATTCGGGGCGTTCGTGGATGGGGAACCGGTTGAAGTCGTCCTGAAGTTTGACGAAGATGCCAGGCCCTTCATCAGGAGGAAGAAATGGCACAAAAGCCAGAAGGAAAAGGAACTGGCAGACGGAAGGCTTGAGGTGAGGTTTATGGTCAACGGCATTGCAGGTATCAGACCATGGATCTACCGTTGGCTGCCGTATGTGGAGATTGTTGCGCCCAGGGAACTGCGAACTGCCCTGAAGGCAGACCTTATCGAGGCGATGAAAAAGCACGGGATAAAAGGCCGTTGA
- a CDS encoding IS256 family transposase — protein MTQKQCSTKGSKIIQINEEQVKEHLGEIVRGTVQETLNALLDEEAARLCSARRYERTEGRKDRRAGHYTRTLQTKAGEVDIRMPKLRTLPFETAIIERYRRRESSVEEALVEMYLAGVSVRRVEDITEALWGSKVSPGTISHLNARIYTTIEDWRKRPIGGSHPYVYLDGILLKRSWGGEVKNVSVLVAIGVSKEGYREILGVAEGAKEDKESWTSFLRYLKARGLKGVELVISDKCLGLVESLGECYPDASWQRCIVHFYRNVFTMVPRGKVREVAVMLKAIHAQEDAKEAQEKAAAVVKKLQGMKLGRAADMVNEGIKETLSYYGFPREHWRKIRTNNPLERIMKEIRRRTRVVGSFPDGNSALMLVAARLRHIAGTKWGMNQYLKMDQLEEEAAEATR, from the coding sequence ATGACCCAAAAACAGTGTAGCACAAAAGGAAGCAAAATAATCCAGATCAATGAGGAGCAGGTAAAGGAGCATCTGGGAGAGATCGTCAGGGGAACGGTACAGGAGACATTGAACGCGCTCCTGGATGAAGAAGCGGCACGTCTGTGCAGTGCACGCAGGTATGAGCGGACAGAAGGACGGAAAGACAGGAGGGCGGGACACTACACCCGCACACTTCAGACCAAGGCAGGGGAAGTGGACATCAGGATGCCGAAGCTAAGAACATTGCCCTTTGAGACAGCGATCATTGAGCGGTACCGAAGGAGAGAGTCCTCCGTGGAAGAGGCACTCGTTGAGATGTACCTGGCAGGGGTATCGGTCCGAAGGGTGGAGGACATCACCGAGGCCCTTTGGGGCAGCAAGGTGAGTCCCGGCACCATCTCCCATCTCAACGCCAGGATATACACCACCATTGAGGACTGGAGAAAAAGACCGATCGGGGGCAGCCACCCCTATGTCTACCTCGACGGGATCTTGCTGAAGAGGAGTTGGGGAGGAGAGGTAAAGAACGTATCGGTATTAGTGGCGATCGGGGTCAGTAAGGAAGGCTACCGGGAGATCCTGGGAGTAGCCGAGGGAGCAAAGGAAGACAAGGAGAGCTGGACCTCCTTTTTACGGTATCTGAAGGCAAGAGGGCTCAAAGGAGTGGAGCTTGTCATCTCCGATAAATGTCTCGGTCTTGTCGAGAGCTTGGGGGAGTGCTATCCTGACGCCTCATGGCAGCGATGCATCGTCCACTTCTACCGGAACGTATTCACCATGGTCCCCAGAGGGAAGGTACGGGAAGTGGCCGTCATGCTGAAGGCGATCCACGCCCAGGAGGATGCAAAGGAGGCACAGGAAAAAGCGGCGGCAGTGGTGAAGAAGCTTCAGGGCATGAAGCTTGGCAGGGCGGCGGATATGGTAAATGAAGGGATCAAAGAGACACTCTCCTACTATGGGTTCCCCCGGGAGCACTGGAGGAAGATCAGGACGAACAATCCCCTTGAGCGGATCATGAAGGAGATCAGGCGGCGCACACGGGTCGTCGGATCCTTCCCTGACGGCAACTCGGCGCTCATGCTTGTGGCGGCCCGCTTACGTCATATCGCAGGGACGAAATGGGGGATGAACCAATACCTGAAGATGGACCAGCTTGAGGAGGAGGCAGCAGAGGCAACACGATAA
- a CDS encoding DEAD/DEAH box helicase has protein sequence MTVSQRSHTIHVPYDLDLNEDFQRALTVMNGNARCVFITGRAGTGKSTLLTYFVQNILKKVVVLASTGIAALRVRGQTIHSFFGFPPRIVTGDDIRAMRNRELYEALDTVIIDEVSMVRADLMDGIDQFLRINRNERRSPFGGVQVIFFGDLFQLPPVISGDDEGQYLSFRYASPYFFDAHVFSQVKMEVIELGKVYRQKNRRFITMLNTIREGRADNALIAKINERHGLPSQSEPNLVTLTTTNDRALTINNAKLAELPHNEFNFYGVPEGKYLQGQKEFPADLVLRLKKDAQVLFVKNDMKKRWVNGDIGTVVTVDYNMIEVGINRNNRVTVYPVEKETWEVIRYRFDYETGNIIADVVGTFTQYPLKLAWAITIHKSQGATFDRVHIDLGRGAFAHGQAYVALSRCRSLKGITLERLLRLSDIRVDGRIVHFFKKTLL, from the coding sequence ATGACGGTGTCACAGCGATCCCATACCATCCATGTCCCTTACGATCTCGATCTCAATGAGGATTTTCAGCGCGCCCTCACCGTCATGAACGGCAACGCCCGGTGCGTTTTTATCACCGGCAGGGCAGGGACGGGTAAATCGACGCTCCTTACTTATTTTGTGCAAAATATCTTGAAGAAGGTCGTTGTCCTTGCGTCGACCGGTATTGCCGCCTTACGGGTACGGGGGCAGACAATCCATTCCTTCTTCGGCTTCCCGCCCCGGATCGTTACCGGCGACGATATCAGAGCAATGAGGAATCGAGAGCTATACGAAGCCCTCGACACCGTGATCATCGACGAAGTTTCCATGGTGAGAGCGGACCTGATGGACGGCATAGATCAATTCCTCCGCATAAACCGCAACGAGAGACGCAGTCCCTTCGGCGGCGTGCAGGTGATATTCTTTGGAGATCTTTTCCAATTGCCGCCGGTAATATCCGGTGACGACGAAGGACAGTATCTCAGTTTTCGCTATGCGAGCCCTTATTTTTTTGATGCCCATGTGTTTTCCCAGGTTAAGATGGAGGTCATCGAACTCGGTAAGGTATACCGTCAGAAAAACCGCCGGTTCATCACCATGCTCAACACGATCCGCGAAGGTCGTGCAGACAATGCCCTGATCGCAAAGATCAACGAACGGCACGGTCTACCATCTCAGTCGGAGCCAAACCTGGTCACTCTGACGACCACCAATGACAGGGCATTAACGATAAATAATGCAAAACTAGCAGAACTTCCCCATAACGAATTCAATTTTTACGGAGTTCCGGAAGGGAAATATCTCCAGGGACAGAAAGAATTTCCTGCCGACCTTGTCCTGAGATTAAAGAAAGATGCACAGGTGCTTTTCGTGAAGAACGACATGAAGAAAAGATGGGTCAACGGAGATATCGGCACTGTTGTCACGGTCGATTACAACATGATCGAGGTCGGAATTAACCGCAATAATCGTGTCACGGTTTACCCCGTGGAGAAGGAGACGTGGGAGGTGATCCGTTACCGATTCGACTATGAGACCGGCAACATCATCGCAGATGTGGTGGGCACTTTTACGCAGTACCCCTTGAAACTGGCTTGGGCCATAACAATTCATAAGAGCCAGGGAGCAACATTTGACAGGGTCCATATTGACCTTGGGAGAGGCGCCTTCGCTCACGGTCAGGCATACGTGGCCCTAAGCCGCTGCAGGTCTTTGAAAGGCATCACACTGGAGAGGCTGTTGAGACTGTCGGACATACGGGTGGACGGGAGGATTGTCCATTTTTTCAAAAAAACATTGCTATAA
- a CDS encoding MBL fold metallo-hydrolase — translation MKLKIHRGTHEIGGSCVEIKDSGTRIVIDIGMPLVTREKEKFEMKAFRDLSGPELVERKVLPDIKGLYEWDTVSRPIDGLLISHAHADHYGFMDYMRDDIRCFLSEGTHQIIELNKSFFGRGKPIKNPIILESGKPARIKTFMVIPYLMDHSAFDALAFLIESKDRRIIYSGDFREHGRKGKAFKWFLENAPREVDALLLEGTMVGQVDRNMKTEPELEEELIEHIVENNAMTLVFQSSQNIDRIVTCFKAARRTGHLFVVDLYTAHVLRTLKNTSRSPRIPYPSHNFPELKVFFPKRLCDLLARTGKKELMYVFKDYKIERSEIAENPQKVVMLVRPSMLGDLKRLQGIQGATVIYSQWQGYFDETPMKKMMDFLKSQDVNIIQLHTSGHAGMMTLKKVVDTIRPETIIPIHTFFPEHYKKFAANVLNVEDGQEISI, via the coding sequence ATGAAACTTAAGATCCACCGTGGCACACACGAAATAGGTGGTTCCTGCGTTGAGATAAAAGATTCCGGCACGCGGATTGTCATCGATATCGGAATGCCCCTTGTTACACGAGAAAAAGAGAAGTTTGAGATGAAGGCATTCAGGGATTTATCAGGTCCTGAACTTGTTGAGAGGAAGGTCCTTCCTGACATCAAGGGTTTGTACGAATGGGATACCGTCAGCAGACCTATCGATGGACTTCTCATTTCCCACGCACATGCAGACCATTACGGCTTTATGGATTACATGCGGGATGATATACGATGCTTCCTCAGCGAAGGGACACACCAAATAATTGAGTTAAACAAGAGCTTCTTTGGAAGGGGCAAGCCGATAAAGAATCCTATCATTCTTGAGAGTGGAAAACCTGCACGCATCAAAACCTTCATGGTTATACCTTACCTGATGGATCATTCTGCCTTTGACGCCCTAGCATTTCTTATCGAAAGCAAAGACCGCAGGATTATCTATTCGGGTGATTTCAGGGAGCATGGGAGAAAAGGAAAAGCATTCAAATGGTTTTTGGAAAATGCTCCAAGGGAGGTTGACGCCCTTTTACTGGAAGGAACCATGGTGGGGCAGGTTGACCGGAACATGAAAACGGAACCTGAACTCGAAGAAGAGCTGATCGAACATATCGTGGAAAACAATGCAATGACCCTCGTATTCCAGTCATCACAGAACATCGACAGGATCGTGACATGTTTCAAGGCAGCACGTAGAACAGGACACCTGTTTGTTGTTGACCTCTATACTGCACATGTCCTTCGTACCCTCAAGAACACCTCGAGATCCCCCAGAATCCCTTATCCATCTCACAATTTCCCCGAGTTAAAAGTCTTTTTTCCAAAGCGACTGTGTGATCTTCTCGCACGCACGGGTAAGAAAGAATTGATGTACGTATTTAAGGACTACAAGATAGAACGAAGCGAGATCGCCGAGAATCCGCAAAAGGTTGTCATGCTGGTAAGGCCTTCTATGCTCGGAGACTTGAAACGACTGCAAGGGATCCAGGGTGCGACAGTAATATACTCCCAGTGGCAGGGCTATTTTGATGAAACACCCATGAAAAAGATGATGGATTTTCTCAAAAGCCAGGACGTGAACATCATCCAGCTCCACACAAGTGGCCACGCAGGCATGATGACGCTCAAGAAAGTTGTTGATACCATTAGACCGGAGACGATCATTCCCATTCACACATTTTTCCCTGAACATTACAAGAAATTTGCTGCCAATGTGCTCAATGTCGAAGACGGACAGGAGATCTCCATATAG
- a CDS encoding PD-(D/E)XK nuclease family protein, producing the protein MEQIAYKEVAETLLAEIYHKYSIKNNSYQESVKYLFEALKPKIKEYEKNREEKRLRLSCDFNVFEFLKYNENDFSNIIADMLSPTGTHGQKEVFLDKFLQLIEEKTGKCIKNNFSFLRKIQREESTEEYRRIDIYIEFLDGFILAIENKIGTAVDQPNQVADYINEIENRSCPDYLFIYLTPDGNNPDKNSICEKCREELRKQGHFITMSYREDIREWLDSCIDCCKSEKYKYFLRDMKSLNCFIGGGMDTEKTDILKSVIKKPERYKIAIDIYENYDNIMQPLRDTFFNTIKQRIYERFMLDEKNWIFVYNHRNDKNCFLFKDFWRPHKSGIGLYSFCLWDNDGSGLVRDNYDPQQLVNEEQPIISIIKDLKGMHKYPRDDYWWLLLKQPNPFHWIPENYRKILHTESEYFTESEYFKTLVDDCVIRLEDLLSLMKKTNLEEAIDEAAKLRKDNDKIGQLNSP; encoded by the coding sequence ATGGAACAGATAGCTTATAAAGAAGTAGCCGAAACTTTGCTGGCCGAAATTTATCATAAATATTCGATAAAAAATAATTCTTATCAAGAGTCAGTAAAATATTTATTTGAAGCATTGAAGCCAAAAATAAAGGAATATGAAAAGAATAGAGAAGAAAAAAGATTGAGATTGTCTTGCGATTTTAATGTATTTGAATTTTTGAAGTATAATGAAAATGATTTTTCTAATATTATCGCCGATATGCTCAGTCCCACAGGGACACACGGTCAAAAAGAAGTTTTTTTAGATAAATTTTTACAGCTTATTGAGGAAAAAACAGGTAAGTGCATAAAAAATAATTTCAGTTTCTTAAGAAAGATTCAGAGAGAAGAAAGCACTGAAGAATATAGACGAATAGATATTTATATTGAATTTTTAGACGGATTTATATTGGCAATTGAAAATAAGATTGGAACAGCAGTAGATCAGCCTAATCAAGTAGCAGACTATATAAATGAGATTGAGAATCGAAGTTGTCCAGATTATTTGTTCATATATTTAACTCCTGATGGAAATAATCCAGATAAAAATTCAATCTGTGAGAAATGTAGAGAAGAATTGAGAAAACAAGGACATTTTATAACCATGTCCTACAGAGAGGATATTAGAGAATGGCTTGACAGTTGCATAGATTGCTGTAAGTCGGAGAAATATAAATATTTCTTAAGAGATATGAAAAGCTTAAATTGTTTCATAGGAGGGGGCATGGATACAGAAAAGACCGATATACTGAAAAGCGTGATTAAAAAGCCAGAAAGATATAAAATCGCAATTGACATTTATGAAAACTATGACAATATCATGCAGCCACTAAGAGATACATTTTTTAACACAATCAAGCAAAGAATATATGAAAGATTCATGCTTGATGAAAAGAATTGGATTTTTGTTTATAACCATAGGAATGACAAAAATTGTTTTCTATTTAAAGATTTTTGGAGGCCTCATAAATCCGGGATTGGGCTCTACTCTTTTTGCCTGTGGGACAATGATGGTTCAGGGCTGGTTAGAGATAATTATGACCCCCAACAATTGGTCAATGAAGAACAACCGATAATAAGTATAATCAAGGATTTGAAGGGGATGCATAAATACCCAAGAGATGACTATTGGTGGCTGCTTCTAAAGCAACCCAATCCTTTTCATTGGATTCCAGAAAATTATAGAAAAATACTCCACACGGAATCAGAATATTTCACGGAATCAGAATATTTCAAAACACTTGTTGATGATTGTGTAATTCGGTTGGAGGATTTATTATCTCTTATGAAAAAAACGAATCTTGAAGAAGCAATTGATGAAGCGGCTAAACTTAGAAAAGATAATGACAAAATAGGACAATTGAACTCACCGTAA